The sequence ACGCCGATGAGATTCAGATCAAGATGGCTCAGGGCGCGAAGCCGGGCGAAGGCGGACAGCTTCCGGGACGCAAGGTATATCCTTGGGTTGCCGAGGTTCGCGGTTCCACGGCAGGCGTAGGTCTGATCTCGCCGCCGCCTCATCATGACATTTATTCCATCGAGGATTTGGCGGAGCTGATCTATGACCTGAAGAATGCCAATCCGCGCGCGAATATCAACGTGAAGCTCGTATCCGAGGTTGGTGTCGGAACGATCGCCGCAGGTGTGGCGAAGGGCCGTGCCGACGTTATTCTGATCAGCGGATACGACGGGGGCACCGGCGCGTCGCCGATGAACTCCATCCGCCATGCCGGTCTTCCGTGGGAGCTGGGTCTTGCCGAAACGCATCAGACGCTAATGCTGAACAATCTGCGCGACCGGATCGTGCTGGAAGCCGACGGCAAAATGCTGAGCGGCCGCGATTTGGCGGTGGCTGCGCTGCTGGGCGCCGAAGAATTCGGCTTCGCTACAGCGCCGCTGGTGGCTGTGGGCTGTATCATGATGCGTGTCTGTCAAATGGACACTTGTCCGGTTGGCGTAGCAACACAGAATCCGGATCTTCGCAAGAACTTTGCCGGCGATCCGCAGCATGTCGTTAACTTCATGACATTCGTCGCGCAGGATTTGCGCGAAATTATGGCGAGCCTGGGCTTCCGCACCATTGAAGAAATGGTCGGACGCACCGACTGTCTGGACGCCGTTCAGGCTTCGTATCATTGGAAGAAGAAAGGCGTCGATCTCAGCGGATTGCTGCACACGCCGCAGCTGCCTGAAGGCAGCACGCGTTTCAACAGCAAGAAGCAGAATCACGGGCTGGAAGAGACGCTGGATGTATCCAAGCTGCTTCCGCTTGCCGCAGCGACGATTGAAAATGGAACGGCTGTGGAAGCATCCCTGCCGATTACGAACGTCAACCGCGCCGTCGGCACGATTCTTGGCAGCGAAGTGACGCGCAAATACGGCGCCGCCGGATTGCCGGAGGATACGATCCGCCTGCACTTCACGGGCTCTGCCGGCCAAAGTCTTGGAGCCTTCATGCCGAAGGGCATTACGATTACCGTTGAAGGGGATACGAATGACTACATCGGCAAAGGACTCTCCGGAGGGAAGCTGATCGTTAAGCCTTCTCCGAAAGCGACGTTTGCCGCCGAGGAGAACATCATTGTCGGCAACACGGGATTCTATGGAGCGACCAGCGGCGAAGCCTACATCAGCGGCATTGCCGGCGAACGCTTCGCGGTCCGCAACTCCGGCGCCAAGGTTGTCGTTGAAGGCGTGGGCGACCACGGCTGCGAATACATGACCGGCGGGCGCGTCGTCGTCCTGGGCGGAACCGGGCGCAACTTCGCGGCGGGAATGTCGGGCGGCATCGCCTATGTATTCGATCCGGACAATACGTTCGTCAACCGCTGCAACCTGGAAATGGTGCTGCTGGAGCGCGTTGAGGAACAGGAAGAGATCGCAGAGCTGCACAGCATGATCATCCGTCATACGGAGCTGACGAACAGTGCGCTCGGACAGCGTGTGCTGGATAGCTGGCAGGACAATCTGCCGAAATTCGCCCGCGTCATTCCGAAGGATTACAAACGGATGATGGACCAAATCCGCAAGGTGGAAGAAACTGGTCTGACCGGTGAAGCTGCTATGATGGCTGCGTTCGAAGCGAATATGCGCGAACTGGCGCGGGTAGGCGGCTAAGTCACCGGACAACATAATATAAATACACAGCGGCAGGCCGAAGCAAAGCTTCGAGTCTGCCGCTTTTTTTGAAATATAAGGATTTATCAGCTTAGCGCTTATCAATTTGTTTGACAGTCTTCAAATGGATTTTATGGCATAAAATATGGTAATATTGACTTAAATATTTCCATTTTAGATAAATAGGGGATGACTATGCGACAATTCCAATGGATGTTAGGCACTATTTTTCTTGTACTTTCGCTAGTTACAGGTTGTAATCAATCGGCGTCCAATACTGGGCCCGAAAGCGCAGCTCCAGCAAAGGAAAGCAGCAATCCTTCGATTGAAGACAGGGCTACCACAGAAGTTAACGACGCTATTAAAGCGGCGGAGAATTACAAAAATGCCGAGTATGAAATTAACGCTTCTGAGGATATTTTGTCCGTTGAATCCGTGCATAAGCGAAATGAAACGATTAAACCTTATTTAACAGAACAGTTTTACGAAAAGGCATCTAATACTCGTTACACCCTCCTGCCTTTGAAGGTCGCTGACAAACAGAAGGTTTCTTTAAAGCTGGTAGACCTGCAATGTGATCTCAGAGAGAAGAAGGAGAATATTGTCGTTTTAAACTATAAGCTGAACCTTTTATTTCTGAATCAGGAAGGCAAGGAAACTAAACGTATTCCTATAGATGGAATCCTGACTCTTTTTAATATTAATGGGCAATGGCTTGTACAGGGTGATACATTTGATGTGAACACATTTAAGGACTTTATTGTTGAAAAATAAGCCTCCTCTCCAAATCGAAATTCACGATTTAGACAGCTTCGGGGGAAATCCCTGCCGGGCTGTTTTTTGTATGGAGTGCGCGGCGTTAGACATTTTTTTTATTTTTTTGCAGGTTTATTGTAGAAAGAGGCGTCTAACCTTTATATGGGCATACTTGCCGAAAGTTCGTAAGGAAAGGATGGGACAATAATGACAGTAAATACGGCAGAGACGGAACCGGTTGCCAGGCTTATTGGTGTAACCAAGCGTATCGGTTTAAAAACGCTGGTCGGCGATTTGACGCTCGATATTCCGGCGGGGCAGGTCTTTGGCTTTCTCGGGCCGAACGGCGCGGGGAAGACGACAACCATTCGGATGATGGTTGGACTGATCTCGATTAGCCGGGGCGATATTGTGATCGGCGGCAGAAGCATCAAGACCAATTTTGAAGAAGCGGTTGCCCAGGTTGGGGCCATTGTTGAGAATCCGGAGATGTACAAGTTTCTAACCGGATACCAGAATCTGAAGCAGTATGCGCGAATGGTTAGCGGCGTGACCAAACAACGTATTCAGGAAGTTATCGAGCTTGTCGGGCTGAGCAGCCGTATCCACGACAAGGTGAAGAGCTATTCGCTCGGCATGCGCCAGCGTCTCGGAGTAGCTCAGGCGCTGCTTCATCGGCCGAAGCTGTTAATTCTTGACGAACCGACCAACGGGCTTGATCCTCAAGGAATCCGGGAGCTCCGGGATTACCTGCGGCGGTTATGCCGGGAGGAAGGGACGACCGTGTTCGTCTCCAGCCATTTGCTGTCCGAAATGGAGCTTATGTGCGACAGCGTCGCCATCATTCAGAACGGGAAGCTGATCGATGTCCGCCAGTTAAAGAGCGCGGAAGGCGCTCCGGCGCAGGGCAGGGAGTTTGTGTTCGACGTGGATAATGTCCAGACCGCCCAGGCACTGATCGGCGGGACGGTGAAGGATGCTGCAATTGTCGTGCAGACGGTTCGAGAGGATATTCCGGATCTGAACGCGAAGCTTGTGAGCGGCGGAGTCAAGGTATACGGCATCAAAGAGGCTGTCGTCTCGCTGGAGGATCAATTCCTGGAAATGACGGGAGGTGAGGGCATTGAGTAAGTTTAGTTCGCTTGTACATAATGAGAATATAAAAATATACAGCCGGGCCCGCACCTGGATCATGCTGCTTCTGCTGGCGGTTTTCAGTATCCTGATGCCTGTGCTCATGTATGCTAGCAGCTCGGTTGAGGGCCGGCCTGGAATGTGGGACGGCTTTCAGATTACGGTGAGCGTCATCTTTTATCTGAATACAATATTTACTGTAGTTATCGCGTCGGACGCCGTGGCGGGGGAATTCTCCTGGGGAACGATTAAGCTGCTGCTGATCCGGCCCTGGAGCCGCT is a genomic window of Paenibacillus durus ATCC 35681 containing:
- a CDS encoding ABC transporter ATP-binding protein, with the translated sequence MTVNTAETEPVARLIGVTKRIGLKTLVGDLTLDIPAGQVFGFLGPNGAGKTTTIRMMVGLISISRGDIVIGGRSIKTNFEEAVAQVGAIVENPEMYKFLTGYQNLKQYARMVSGVTKQRIQEVIELVGLSSRIHDKVKSYSLGMRQRLGVAQALLHRPKLLILDEPTNGLDPQGIRELRDYLRRLCREEGTTVFVSSHLLSEMELMCDSVAIIQNGKLIDVRQLKSAEGAPAQGREFVFDVDNVQTAQALIGGTVKDAAIVVQTVREDIPDLNAKLVSGGVKVYGIKEAVVSLEDQFLEMTGGEGIE